CCGTCCTTGGTTTTGCCTTTGCCCTTGCGCAGGATCAGTACGTCGTCCGTGGGCAGGGTGCGCGGCACGGTGACGCGCACCGGGCGCTTGAAGCTACGAGGGTCGCCGAGGGTTCCCGACGCGACGGCGTAGGCGATGGTCTCGGCGGACGCGACGATGAACCGGCGATCCGATGGCGCACCCGGTTCGGGGTCGAAGGTGCGCAGGCTCGCTCCTCCGCTGGGGGGAGGATACAGCTCGCCCGTCACCAGTCGGTGGTCCGGTTCGATCAAACGAGCTCCAGTCGCGATCAAATCGACCAGCGCTCCCGAGTTCGCCAACACTTCCAACGCCTGACGAGAAGGGGGCGCCAGCAAGAAGTCGAGCCGCGGGGGAACGCGCTTGCTCTTCAGTAGGGCAGCCGCCGCCAACAGATCGCGCAGGGACGCGCCCGAATCCCCACCGAGCACGACCTGGAATACCGGCTTGCCGGCAACTTCGCGGACCTGTCGCACCTCACCGCTTTCGTCCATCACCAGCGGGTCGACAGCGCTCAGATCGACGCTGATTACGTCGTCACAGGGCGCGCCGGGATCCGGCAACAGACTGCGATGCGCCTTGCTGCGGCGTTGATCTCGCAGATAAACCTCGGTCTTTTCGTCGCTGACGAAAACTGCGGCGCTCGCCCCCAGTTGCGGAGCCAGTGCGCACAGTACGGCGCGGTCCGGAACGGAAAGCAAGCGCGCGCTCGGGCCTGCGAACTCGATCACCACCGGCGCATGGTGTTCCGCGTCGGTGCGTCGGATGATGTCGCCAAGGCCTCGCCGGATTAGCTCCAGCGCCACGTCTCGTACACAAACGAAGGGGCGGATGCGGCCGGACAGCAGCACCTGCACGCTGCGTGGTGGGCGCAGCCAAATCGTGCCGTGGGTCAGCGCTTCCGCCAGCTGCGAAGGAGAAGCGACCAGCGTGAGCATGCCTGCACCGCCCACCGACGCGAGGCGAGGTTCGTCGGTAATGGCAAGTCGCGCTGGGCTGGCAAAACGCTCGAGGTGCACCGCAGCGGGAAAACCGATGCCGGGCCGCGCTATCAGGATGTTGTTCTGCAACACCGCACGCGACACGCGCTCGGGCGCACTCAGGCCCGGTTCGGCCCCGTCCGTGGTGACACATCGGGTGTCGTAGGCAACGGCGGCCTCGATGGTGCACTTCTTCAGCCCGTGCTCCAGGGACTCTGCCAGCACGCGATTGGGTTCGCGAGCCAGGATGACCTGGTCGACCTTGACCCGCACCACGTCTTCTTTGAGGTCCGGGTTGTCCGCACGGCCCGCGAGGACCTTCTGAGTCATGGTGCGGGGAGGATCCCCCGCGCGCGCACGCATGTTCGCTAACGCTTTCTAGGGCTGGAAATGATCGGGTTGCCCTTCACCCCGGGCTCGGGGGTAGGGGAACGTAGCCGCTCGACCTCGGGAGGGTCAAGGTCGTCAGCGGGCAGATCTCCTTGGAGGGCATCCCCCAGACACCGGCGGGGCGCAACCCATGGTTTGACTATTTTTTGTGGCTGCGCCTGATGGTGCCGGTAACCTTCCGAAATATAAAACAAAACACGTCCGTAAAGGCCACCAGGGACGCCGCTTCGCCAGGCGAACCGGTCTGGGCCTCCCACCTGCCGCTCGACAGGTGACTCGGCAGAAACGTTCACGGATCGAGACAAAGACGATAGGCTAGCCCACCATGTTCAAGGAAGCGCTCCAGGGCGTCGTCGACGGCACGGACGGCGGGCTTGCCAGCCTGTTGATGGACTTCGAAGGGATCCCCCTGGAGAGCTATGCGCGCGACGATTCTCCGTTCGACATCGAGGCCGTGGGCGCGGAAGTGAGTGTGGTCGTCAAAGCCATCCAGCGTGCAACCGAAATGCTGGAAGCCGGCGACACCAAAGAAGTCGCGTTCAAGAGCGGACGGATGATCACGTTGATTCGTGTCATCAACGAGAACTACTTCGTCGCCTTGACGTTGTCGCCCGAAGGCAACTTGGGCAAGGGCCGGTTTCTGCTTCGCGTCCTCGCGCCCAAGCTGAGCGAGGAGCTGGCGTAGCCGCGTGGCGCAAGCCCGATCGCGTCGTGGCGCGAAGGGGCCTCGTTCGCGCACGCCCCGTTCCGCTACTCTACGGCGCCGTCGTGCCTCGGCGCATCGTCGTGTCTTGGTGCTGAGCGGTCCGAACTTGGATCGCCTGGGTGCGAGGGAACCCGAGATCTACGGAACGCTGACGCTGCGGCAGATCCACGCGGCTCTGGCCGAGGCCGCCCAGGCCCTCGAGGTCGAGGTCGTCTGTCGCCAGAGCAACCACGAGGGCCTCTTGATCGACTGGATCAATGCTGCGGAGCAGGAGCGTTTCGACGGCATCTTGATCAACCCCGGTGCGCTGACGCACACCTCCTACGCCCTCTACGACTCGCTAAAAGGCGCGGGCATTCCGGCGGTGGAGGTGCATCTGTCGAATCCCGACGCACGCGAACCCTTTCGCCGTCGCTCGCGCGTGGCTCCCGCATGCATCGGACGCGTGGCGGGGTTCCGCGCCGACTCCTACATCCTGGCGCTGACGGCGTTGGTGCGAGTGCTCAGGCAGAGCGAGAGTAGCGCGTAGGCCGGTTCGCAGCGCAAAAGGGCTTGGTCCCGTGGCTGCGCCCCGACTACTGTGCTGCGCAATCTCGCCAGCAAAGCCGCGACGGGCGGCCAGGGATGAAGTGATGGAGATCTCTCTCAAGCAGCTGCGAAACCTGATTGCGACCCTCGAGGAGGGAGGCATTCAGGAGATGGAGTACGAAGACGAAAAGCTCAAGCTTCGCCTGTCCTTCGCCCGGGGCGTTGGCGCGTCGCCGGCTGTGGCGATCGCAACGCCCGCTCAGGCGGTGGTGACGGCCGCCCGCGACGCGGCGGGGGCGGCTCCAGCCGAAGCAGCGGGGGTCTTCGTCACGTCGCCCTTCGTGGGCACGTTCTACCGAGCGCCATCGCCAGATGCGGAGCCCTTCGTGGAGGCGGGCGCCAGCGTGAAGAAGGGGCAGGTGCTCTGCATCGTGGAAGCGATGAAGCTCATGAACGAGATTGAAGCGGATCAAGCGGGAACGATCGAAGAGATCCTTGTCGAGAACGGTGAGAGTGTGGAGTTCGGACAAAAACTGTTCCGCCTGCGCTGAGGCCAGCGGCGGCCGCTGACATGTTTCGCAAGATCTTGATCGCCAACCGAGGGGAAATCGCGATGCGCGTGATCCGCGCCTGTCGCGAACTCGGTATTCGCAGCGTCGCCGTGCATTCCACCGCCGACGAAGGCGCCCTCCACACGCGCTTTGCCGACGAAGCGATCTGCATCGGTCCGGCTCCCGCAGCGCAGAGCTACCTCAACATCCCGGCGATC
This DNA window, taken from Polyangiaceae bacterium, encodes the following:
- a CDS encoding aconitase family protein, with protein sequence MTQKVLAGRADNPDLKEDVVRVKVDQVILAREPNRVLAESLEHGLKKCTIEAAVAYDTRCVTTDGAEPGLSAPERVSRAVLQNNILIARPGIGFPAAVHLERFASPARLAITDEPRLASVGGAGMLTLVASPSQLAEALTHGTIWLRPPRSVQVLLSGRIRPFVCVRDVALELIRRGLGDIIRRTDAEHHAPVVIEFAGPSARLLSVPDRAVLCALAPQLGASAAVFVSDEKTEVYLRDQRRSKAHRSLLPDPGAPCDDVISVDLSAVDPLVMDESGEVRQVREVAGKPVFQVVLGGDSGASLRDLLAAAALLKSKRVPPRLDFLLAPPSRQALEVLANSGALVDLIATGARLIEPDHRLVTGELYPPPSGGASLRTFDPEPGAPSDRRFIVASAETIAYAVASGTLGDPRSFKRPVRVTVPRTLPTDDVLILRKGKGKTKDGLEGTKAPPARQPKPAGWEREETLPVVESSLAPTEPSVMVLRSLDSVRWAARHAAALGDNLRAVVAEHIPSGVVPLFAGLGVLALTTDATALGKIATQGSLTLPSADKWNGGEPVRAAAGKAEVNLRWEAVDVERRWTVAGTARSAPPLKAKA
- a CDS encoding roadblock/LC7 domain-containing protein; translated protein: MFKEALQGVVDGTDGGLASLLMDFEGIPLESYARDDSPFDIEAVGAEVSVVVKAIQRATEMLEAGDTKEVAFKSGRMITLIRVINENYFVALTLSPEGNLGKGRFLLRVLAPKLSEELA
- the aroQ gene encoding type II 3-dehydroquinate dehydratase → MVLSGPNLDRLGAREPEIYGTLTLRQIHAALAEAAQALEVEVVCRQSNHEGLLIDWINAAEQERFDGILINPGALTHTSYALYDSLKGAGIPAVEVHLSNPDAREPFRRRSRVAPACIGRVAGFRADSYILALTALVRVLRQSESSA
- the accB gene encoding acetyl-CoA carboxylase biotin carboxyl carrier protein — encoded protein: MEISLKQLRNLIATLEEGGIQEMEYEDEKLKLRLSFARGVGASPAVAIATPAQAVVTAARDAAGAAPAEAAGVFVTSPFVGTFYRAPSPDAEPFVEAGASVKKGQVLCIVEAMKLMNEIEADQAGTIEEILVENGESVEFGQKLFRLR